The following coding sequences lie in one Microvirga sp. 17 mud 1-3 genomic window:
- a CDS encoding PTS sugar transporter subunit IIA, with amino-acid sequence MIGMVLVTHGQLATEFKAALEHVVGPQEQLETITIGPDDDMETRRKDIMAAVCRVNSGQGVVVLTDMFGGTPSNLALSCMNGSSVEVVAGINLPMLIKLASVRDEETLTDAVSHAQEAGRKYINIASRVLTGK; translated from the coding sequence ATGATTGGCATGGTGCTCGTCACCCACGGGCAACTCGCGACGGAGTTCAAGGCTGCGCTGGAGCATGTTGTGGGGCCTCAGGAGCAGCTTGAAACGATCACGATCGGGCCGGACGACGACATGGAGACGCGGCGCAAGGACATCATGGCCGCCGTCTGCCGGGTCAATTCGGGCCAGGGCGTCGTCGTCCTCACCGACATGTTCGGGGGAACGCCCTCGAATCTGGCTCTGTCCTGCATGAACGGCAGCTCCGTCGAGGTGGTCGCCGGCATCAACCTGCCCATGCTCATCAAGCTGGCAAGCGTGCGCGACGAGGAGACTCTGACCGATGCGGTTTCCCACGCGCAGGAGGCGGGGCGGAAATACATCAACATCGCATCGCGCGTTCTGACCGGAAAATAG
- a CDS encoding HPr family phosphocarrier protein translates to MSSTAEEDCDCPPPSIPDGTEVRELRIVNRRGLHARASAKFVQTVERFDSDVTVTRCGETVGGRSIMGLLTLAAAQGTTITVTAKGQDATSCLQAIGDLVSNRFGEDE, encoded by the coding sequence ATGAGCTCGACCGCCGAAGAGGATTGCGATTGCCCGCCGCCCTCCATCCCCGATGGGACTGAGGTCCGGGAGCTGCGGATCGTCAACCGGCGCGGGCTCCATGCGCGGGCCTCGGCCAAGTTCGTCCAGACCGTGGAGCGCTTCGATTCCGACGTGACCGTCACCCGCTGCGGCGAGACCGTGGGCGGGCGCTCGATCATGGGCCTGCTGACCCTCGCGGCCGCCCAGGGCACCACCATCACGGTCACGGCCAAGGGCCAGGACGCCACCTCCTGCCTCCAGGCCATCGGCGATCTCGTCTCGAACAGGTTCGGCGAGGACGAGTAA